DNA from Marinilabiliales bacterium:
TTGTGCACATGATTGCCAATCATATGAAGAAATGCTACCTGACCTGGAACAGGAGCCAGGTTACCGATGAGATAATATACAATGATCTCAGGGAGCTTAGCAGGGGACTTATTGACAGGGGATCTGAGATTAAACTGTCCGAGTCAAGGGAAATACTGTCCCGCACCAGGAAGAAAAAAACACAGCGAAAATACAATCCCAGGCAACAGCAAAAGCAATAGTATCAGGGTTTTTTGAAAAGCCCCTCAAGCCGGCCCTTAAAAACCCGGCAGCACGGGGACAGGGTTTCCTTTTGCCTGTTTAAAAATCTGTCATGTTATGGCATCTTTTGAAATCAGGGGCGGGTACCCCCTAAAGGGAGAACTGACTGCCCAGGGTGCAAAGAACGAAGCGCTCCAGATCATCTCTGCAACAATTCTTACATGCGAGAAGGTCACCATCGGCAACATTCCCGAAATCCTTGATGTGATCAGGCTTATTGAGCTTATCGAAAAGCTTGGCGTAGAGGTCGAAAAAACCGGTGAAGGCCGCTACGAATTCAGGGCGTGCAATTTAAATCCCGGATACCTTCTTTCTGACGATTTCAGGGCAAGGGCTGCCAACCTTCGCGGATCGGTCATGATAATAGGCCCGCTACTGGCAAGGTTTGGCAAGGCCTATATGCCCAAACCGGGAGGCGACAAGATAGGGCGCAGGAGGCTTGACACCCACTTTACGGGCTTCATAAAACTTGGTGCAAAATTTGAATATGATGTAAGGAAGGACTTTTACCGGGTCGAGGGCAAAGATCTGAAAGGATGCTATATGCTTCTTGATGAGGCATCGGTAACCGGAACAGCGAATATTGTGATGGCGGCGGTCCTTGCAAAGGGAACAACTACAATATACAATGCCGCATGTGAACCTTACCTTCAGCAACTATGCAAAATGCTGAACCGAATGGGTGCCAGGATATCCGGTGTGGGATCAAACCTCCTCACAATTGAAGGAGTTGAAAGCCTTGGCGGCACAGAACACACGGTTCTGCCCGATATGATAGAGATAGGTTCCTTTATCGGCATGGCAGCAATGACCGAATCGGAAATTACCATAAAAAATGTGTCGTACGACAATCTTGGTATAATACCCGATGCCTTCAGCAGGCTTGGAATAAAACTTGAAAGACAGGGTGATGATATATTTATACCTTCACAGTCCCACTATGAGATTGAGACATATATTGACGGTTCTATAATGACAATCGCCGACGCCATATGGCCGGGACTTACCCCTGACCTGCTCAGCGTCTTCCTGGTGGTAGCCACCCAGTCAAAAGGGAGTGTGCTGATACATCAGAAAATGTTTGAAAGCCGTCTCTTCTTTGTTGACAAGCTGATGGATATGGGAGCCCAGATTATACTCTGTGACCCTCACCGCGCAACGGTCATTGGCCTTAACAAACAGTTCAGGCTCCGGGCTACAAATATGGTCTCGCCCGATATCAGAGCCGGCGTTGCCCTGCTCATAGCGGCCATGTCGGCCGAGGGCACAAGCGTCATCAATAATATTGATCAGATCGACAGGGGATACCAGAGAATTGATGAAAGGCTCAATGCCTTAGGCGCCAGAATTAAAAGGATCGCCTGAACATCTCCCCCGGTTAATTGTTATTCTTACCCAGAATGTAATCCTTATAATTAAACTGATTATAAAATGCGCATTATTAGATTTGCTGCTCTCGCAGCACTGGTTATAATACTTGCTCTGTGGCTGACAGGCAGGAAAAACGGAACTACAGGCACTTCACCTGAAAATGCTGCCACTGTTCAGCCTACCGGCAACACGGGGAACAGGATAGGCGACACCGCTCCCGACATAGAGCTGTTAACTCCGGACGGAGAAACGGTTACACTTTCCTCACTGAGGGGCAACGTGGTAATGCTCGATTTCTGGGCATCGTGGTGCGGACCATGCCGCAGGAGTAATCCTGCAAAGGTAGAGGCCTGGGAGCGTTTCAGGGACAAGGAGTTTGTCAACGGCAGCGGCTTCAGTTTGTTTTCTGTTTCACTCGACACCAACAGGGAGTCCTGGATCAAAGGTATTGAAGATGATAATCTCGGGTGGGATCACCATGTCAGTGACCTTCTGGGATGGAGCTCCGAAACCGCTGCGCTTTACCAGGTAAGGAGCATACCTGCAAGCTGGCTTATAGACGGCAATGGCATGATAATTGCCAGAAACCTGAGAGGCGACGATATATCAGAAGCACTGACCGGACTTCTAACCGGGCAGGATGCCGTCACCCTTAACAATTTATAAATAGATCGCCGACCGGCACCGGGAAATATTGTCCGGTACCCGTTAATGGATCACTCCCCCTATGCCAAAATGTCGGTTACCGGGATATGGCCCGGTATTTGCTTGGCAGTAGGTTCGCTTATTAATAATAAACGTGTAAAAGAAATGGTAAAGAAAAAGACCACCGGGAAGAGACAGAAGGAAGGTGTTAAGACCGGTAAGGGGAAAGCTGCCGGTAAGGAGAAAGATCCCGGGATACCTGTTGATAAAGGAAATGCAGGTGAAACGGTTACTGAAGATGCTGATGTAGCCGTACTTGAAGAGAAGCTCAGGGAGACCGAGAACAAGTATCTGAGGCTGGCAGCGGAATTTGATAATTACCGGAAACGGACACTTAAGGAAAAGTCTGACCTTGTGCGTTTTGCAGGAGAGGATATTTTGACCGGACTCCTGCCTGTAATGGACGATTTTGACCGCGCATTGCAGAATCTTGACGGCACGAATGAGATCGGAGCCATCAAAAAGGGGGTGGAGCTTATTTATACCAAGCTGAAGGACTATCTCAGAAGAAAAGGTGTGAAAGAGATCGAGGCCCTGGGAGATGAGTTCAATACCGATATGCATGAGGCAGTGACAAAATTCCCGGTTGACGATAAAAAAAAGAAGGGCAGAATTGTTGATGTGATAGAGAAAGGGTATATGCTTCATGACAAGGTAATAAGGTACGCCAAAGTTGTTGTGGGCGAATAGCGTTTTAGAATCAAGTTTAAAATCCAGGCAGATCAATGGCAAAAAGAGATTATTACGAAATACTCGATATTAAACGCAATGCCAGCCAGGCAGAAATAAAGTCGGCATACCGGAAAAAAGCGCTGCAGTATCACCCCGACAAAAATCCGGGAGACCCAACCGCCGAGGAAAAGTTCAAGGAGGCTGCAGAGGCCTACGAGGTGCTTGGCAACGAACAAAAGAGGGCAAGGTATGACCAGTACGGACATGCCGGAGTTCAGGGAGATGCAGGCGGCTTTGGCGGAGGCGGCATGACAGTGGAGGATATATTCAGCCATTTCGGCGATATTTTTGGCGGCAGTTTCGGTGGTTTCGGCGGATTTTCCAGTGGAAGGCGAGCCCGCAGGGTTAATAAGGGCTCGAACCTGAGGGTCAAAGTGAAACTCAGCCTGAAAGATATTGCCGCCGGTGTGGAGAAGAAGATAAAGGTAACCAAATATGTGGCATGCAAAGTATGTGAAGGCACCGGGGCTCAAAACGGTACCGCTTTCAGTGACTGCTCTACATGTCATGGCGCCGGACAGGTTACCAGAATCTCCAACACGTTTCTCGGACAGATGCAGTCTACCACAACCTGCCCATCCTGTGGCGGCGAAGGCAAGAGCATAACAAGCAAGTGCCCGTCGTGTTACGGAGAGGGTATCGTAAAAGAGACTGAAGTGGTAAAGCTCAATATTCCTGCCGGTGTTGCAGAAGGCATGCAGATGTCGGTCGGCGGCAAGGGTAATGCAGCCCGGAGAGGAGGCGTCAACGGCGACCTGCTGGTGGTCATCGAGGAGGAAAAACATCCTGAACTGATAAGAGACGGTAATGACCTTATATATTACCTGTACCTTAGCTTCCCTGAAGCGGCACTGGGAGTGCCTGTAGAGATACCAACCGTTGAAGGTAAAGTGAAGATCAAGGTTGAACCGGGAACCCAACCGGGCAAGATACTGAGGCTGCGGGGCAAGGGGCTGCCTGATATTAACGGCTACGGCAAGGGTGACCTGCTTGTCAATATAAACGTATGGGTGCCCAAAAACCTGTCAAAGGAAGAGCAGCAGGCAATCGAGAAATTGAGAGAGTCAAACAACTTTACACCTGATCCCAGCAAAGAAGATAAAAATTTTTTCGAGAGGATGAAGAGCTATTTTGAATAACGATACTATATTTATACTGTTTTTAAATTTTGCATTCATCTTCGGCCGGCACAGGTCAGGATAATATTGCCATTTCAACTTACAGACAGGTAAAATCATGGAATTATTCTCTGCCAGGGAGGTATCAAAAAGCTTCGTAAATCACCGCGCTCTCGACAACGTCAGCATGTCGGTACCTGAAAAGAGTATCTACGGACTGCTGGGACCCAATGGTGCCGGCAAAACAACCCTTATAAGAATAATCAACCAGATCACTGCACCCGATACGGGTGAGAT
Protein-coding regions in this window:
- the murA gene encoding UDP-N-acetylglucosamine 1-carboxyvinyltransferase — translated: MASFEIRGGYPLKGELTAQGAKNEALQIISATILTCEKVTIGNIPEILDVIRLIELIEKLGVEVEKTGEGRYEFRACNLNPGYLLSDDFRARAANLRGSVMIIGPLLARFGKAYMPKPGGDKIGRRRLDTHFTGFIKLGAKFEYDVRKDFYRVEGKDLKGCYMLLDEASVTGTANIVMAAVLAKGTTTIYNAACEPYLQQLCKMLNRMGARISGVGSNLLTIEGVESLGGTEHTVLPDMIEIGSFIGMAAMTESEITIKNVSYDNLGIIPDAFSRLGIKLERQGDDIFIPSQSHYEIETYIDGSIMTIADAIWPGLTPDLLSVFLVVATQSKGSVLIHQKMFESRLFFVDKLMDMGAQIILCDPHRATVIGLNKQFRLRATNMVSPDIRAGVALLIAAMSAEGTSVINNIDQIDRGYQRIDERLNALGARIKRIA
- the grpE gene encoding nucleotide exchange factor GrpE, yielding MVKKKTTGKRQKEGVKTGKGKAAGKEKDPGIPVDKGNAGETVTEDADVAVLEEKLRETENKYLRLAAEFDNYRKRTLKEKSDLVRFAGEDILTGLLPVMDDFDRALQNLDGTNEIGAIKKGVELIYTKLKDYLRRKGVKEIEALGDEFNTDMHEAVTKFPVDDKKKKGRIVDVIEKGYMLHDKVIRYAKVVVGE
- a CDS encoding TlpA family protein disulfide reductase, whose translation is MRIIRFAALAALVIILALWLTGRKNGTTGTSPENAATVQPTGNTGNRIGDTAPDIELLTPDGETVTLSSLRGNVVMLDFWASWCGPCRRSNPAKVEAWERFRDKEFVNGSGFSLFSVSLDTNRESWIKGIEDDNLGWDHHVSDLLGWSSETAALYQVRSIPASWLIDGNGMIIARNLRGDDISEALTGLLTGQDAVTLNNL
- the dnaJ gene encoding molecular chaperone DnaJ, encoding MAKRDYYEILDIKRNASQAEIKSAYRKKALQYHPDKNPGDPTAEEKFKEAAEAYEVLGNEQKRARYDQYGHAGVQGDAGGFGGGGMTVEDIFSHFGDIFGGSFGGFGGFSSGRRARRVNKGSNLRVKVKLSLKDIAAGVEKKIKVTKYVACKVCEGTGAQNGTAFSDCSTCHGAGQVTRISNTFLGQMQSTTTCPSCGGEGKSITSKCPSCYGEGIVKETEVVKLNIPAGVAEGMQMSVGGKGNAARRGGVNGDLLVVIEEEKHPELIRDGNDLIYYLYLSFPEAALGVPVEIPTVEGKVKIKVEPGTQPGKILRLRGKGLPDINGYGKGDLLVNINVWVPKNLSKEEQQAIEKLRESNNFTPDPSKEDKNFFERMKSYFE